The following nucleotide sequence is from Chryseobacterium sp. CY350.
TACAAGATGCCAGTTGCCAGGAACGCCATTTTTTGCGCTGTATTGCTGCATCGGAGACAGAACGATTCTGTTTTTCAACTCCATTTCGCGGAGTTTTATGGGTGTGAAAAGATTCATTTTTGTTACGTTTTAAAGTGATTTTAAAAATATTTCAGCCTCAGCCAAAGATTGTTTGATGATTGTTTTTGTTTCGCCGAGACTTTTCTCTGAAGCTGGGTTCTGTTCTGTTGTCGTTTCCAAAACATTTAATTTTTCCTCTAAAAATGGCAGTAAACCCATTATTGCTACACTAGATTTGAGGTCGTGGGCTCTGAGTTTTACCGTCGTGAAATCTTGATTTTCATAATCTGATTCCAGTTCTGCCAAATGTGGAGGAATATTGTCTAAAAACTGTTGGGTAACCGTTTTCTCAAAAGATGTATCGCCACCGCTTATTGACTGCATATAGGTTAAATCAATATATTTAAAATCGGCTTTAGCATTATCTGAATTTAATTCTTGAGGCTGATGTTTCTGCAATCCGAAGGTTGAAATCAATTTGAACAATTCCTCTTCTTTGATTGGTTTTGAAATATATTCGTTCATTCCCCGGCTCAGGCATTTTTCCCTTTCTCCAGCCAAAGCGTGCGCCGTCATTGCAATAATCGGAATATCCAGTTTCAGAACTTCACGGATTTGCTGGGTTGCGGCGTAGCCACCCATTTTTGGCATTTGAATATCCATTAAAATTAAATCATAGGTTTGATTGATTAACTGTTCTACAGCTTCCAGACCGTTGGAAACAATGTCAAAATCTATATTCCACTGTAACAGCAGATGTTTCATAAGGCTTTGGTTGATTGTATTGTCATCTACCACGAGAACACGGAGCGGCACATTTGTTTTGTCTTTATAATAATCTGAACTGACTGTTGAAATCGTGTTCAGCTGCTCTTCTGAAATATCATACGGGATATTGAAAATAAAGTTTGTTCCTTTTCCCTGTTCGCTTTTCACCTCAATATTTCCGTTTTGAAGGATAATTAAATTCTTGACAATCGAAAGACCCAAGCCTGTTCCTCCAAAATTTCGGGTGATAGAATCTTCGCCCTGGTTGAAACGTTCAAAAACTTCATTCAGTTTTTCTTTGTCGATACCAATTCCGGTATCTGAAATTTTAAATCCGAGTGTGATATTTTTTTCGGTTTGAGACTGTTTAAAAACTTCAATATCAATTTTTCCCTGATGGGTAAATTTAATCGCATTTCCGATGAGGTTCACCAATATTTGAGTCAGTCTTGTTGCATCGCCAATCAAAGTATCAGGAATCGAAGCATCAACTTTGCTGGAAATCGTTAGACCTTTTTCTTTAGCGCGTTCCAGAAATAATGTTTCCACAGAATTGATTAAACCATTGATGCTGAAAGTTCCGGGCGTGATTCTCATCATTCCCGCTTCAATTTTTGATAAGTCTAAAATATCATTGATAATCGCCATCAGATTTTCTCCCGACCGCTGAATGGAGGAAACAAATTCTTTTGAAGTTTCATCTAAAGGTCTTTTTTGCAGAAGATTGGTGAATCCTAAAATTCCGCTTAAAGGCGTACGGATTTCGTGGCTCATATTGGCGAGGAAATTCTCTTTGGTCTGTGCGGCAACCGAGGCTTTTTTCTCGGAAACATCTAATTCTTTGATTAATAAATGCTGTCTTCTGAACTGTCGGATAATGTGATAACCGATGATAGAACCGCTGAGCACCAATAAAGCAAGGAGTGAAATGTCGTACATTTTTGCTTTGTTCCCCATTTCCGCATTTTTTCTGCTGAGGTCAGCCATTTGAAGTCTGCGGCTTTTGTAGATTTTTGCGGTGATGTCTGTAATTTCGTTCGATATTTTTCTCGCTCTTGGATTGGCAATAGAAGTCTGGTCGTCCATATCGCCGATGGAGTGGTAGCGGTGCAGGAGTTTTTCTTTGACTATTTTTTTGTCCATTGCCAGTTTGCCCAGTCTTTTGATGAGTTTATCTTCGGTGGCATCTGCGTTGTCTTTTGAAAGAGAATCGAGGAAGTTTTCTACTTCGTCAATTTTCTGATCGACACCGTTCAGATGGGTTGTGTCGTTGGTAGCGATGGACGCCCGGATTCTGCTTTCCACGCCCAGAATGTCACGGTCTATTTCACGCAAATGATTGCTGGAACTGAGCTCGTGGAGCAGTATATTGTTGTTTTTGATGAGTTCTTTCGTATTCCTTGCCGAATTAATCTGCACTGCAATCAACAATATGGAGTCTGCAATGAATGTCAAAACAATCAAGTAAGCAAAACGTTTGTTACCCATTACTGAGGAGGTGTTTATCATAATTTACTTTGTGCTTTTTTATCATATTGTTGAAACCACCCCGTCAAAAATTCTTTGAATTTTCGCCACCCCTCCAATGGAGGGGAATTCTGAGCTCATTTTGAGGGCGGATCTGTAGCCCGGCTTGAACGGAGCTCTTTTTTGTAATTGCGATTGCTGAAAAGTTCAACAAATTGCTAAAATTTCTTCGCAATGACAAAAAAAGCGGGAGCCCTTCGACAAGCTCAGGATAAATTCCAGACGGATTAAGCTGCCCAAAAAACCAGTTAAAAAACATTCATTCTCGTGTTGAGTGACTTTCTGTAAGCGTCTGCCACGGGAATGAATTTTCCGTTGATCATAATTCCGCCATCCTGCAACGTGTCAATTTTATCGACCGCAATGATGAAAGACCGATGAACTCTGATGAAATTATCTTTCGGCAGACGTTCTTCCGCAGATTTCATTGTTCCGTGAATGGCGAACATTTTTTCTCTGGTATAAAATTTTACATAATCGCCCATTGCTTCGGCATAAAAAATATCGTCCAGCTTCAAACGCCTTGTGATATTGGAATCGCGGACGAAAAGGAATTCATCTTTGGTCACTTCTACCTCATCTTTTCTGCTTTCCAGAATCGACTGTGCCTTGCTCACCGCCTGTAAAAATCTCGCAGGCATCACCGGTTTCAAGATGTAATCTGCGATATTGAGTTCGAAAGCTTCGAGCGCATAATCTTTGTTGGATGAGGTGAAAATAATAATGGTTTCTTTCCCAGAAAGTGCTTTTGTAAGCTCGATTCCTGTCATTTCGGGCATTTCGATATCCAAAAATATCAGGTCAACGTGGTTATTCTGAAGATGATGGTAAGCTTCTATTGCGTTGGAATATTCATTGACAATCGTGAGATTGGGAACCTGTTTTGCCAAATGTGATAAAGTGGTACTGGCAATATCGTTATCATCAACAATTAGGGCTTTCATAGGAGTAGTTTATTTATGGTTGACACAAATATAATTATTCCTTTCCGTATTTTTTCCGATTATCTGAAATAAGAACGAATCATCCAAGCCATTTCTTCGTGCGTTTCTATAAGACCTGTGATGAAGTCGCTGGAGCCGTAATCTTTGTATTTATCAGCAAAAGGCGTCACATTTCCTCTTAAGAAATCGATGATGCTTTCGTGGTCTTTCAGCAAATCTTTCATATAGCCCAAACCGTCATTGGTTCTGTCGCTGTATTCGGTAAGATGTGTTAATTCCAGATACATTTTCATTGTTGCAGGTGCGTAATGTCCGATTTTACGAAGACGTTCTGCAACGCTGTCAATCACTTTATCTAACTGTTTGTACTGCTCCTCAAAGAAAATATGGTTGGCGTGGAAGTTATCGCCAGTCACATTCCAGTGGGCATTTCTTGTTTTGATGTAAAGTACAGTTTCGTCTGCCAAAAGTTTTGCCAATTGTTCTGCTACAGCTTCTGTGTTTTTTTCTGTAAGTCCGATATTTGTTTTCATAATATTGAGATTTTAAGTTTAAAGCGTTGTTGCTCTAATTCTTGTGTAAAGGTCTGCAGGAATCTTACGGAAATGATGGGTTTTTCGGTGAACGGGCAAAATGAGTCGGTGGAATTGATATTAAGGTTGTTCAACTAATTAGTAATGCAGTTATAAAAAGATTGATTTTAACATTATGGTTTAACAGAAAAAAGATTTCAAACAAACTGACAATAACGAATTAATAAGAAGGATCTGATAACATATAGACGATCAATTTTAACTCGATAAATACCGTTGAAAATAATAAATTTTCTTTTGTATAAATTTTTTTAAAACTTCTATAAAGATGATTACTAAAAGTTTATATTCGCACAGTAAAAAAAGATCGCACAAGTTTGAGAAAAAACAATTACTATTTAGGATAATTGATCATGATTAAAAAAACTAAGAATGTACGTGCTTTCTGAACAGCTGAAAAAAAACGGATTTAATATCGATTTTCTGCATAGTGCAATCTTGCGAAACGGATCGTTGTTAAAATTTAATACTTTAGAATTTTATTGTATTTACCTCATTCTTGAAGATCTGGATTTGAAAATAGAAGGCGAATCTATAAGTATTAAAGCTGGTCATGCAGTATTTTTGGGGCCACATAGAAACATCGAATTTTTAGGTGCTCCAAAAGATAATAATATCTACGTAATCGCCTTCTCTGCAACATTTTTCGAAAGATCAAAGAAAGACAGCATTTTTCTTAATTCAAAGGTTTTTTATAATCATCTTGCTAAATTTACCATTGCACCGTATTTCGGGAGCAATGAATATATTGAGACAATTCTGATCCAAAGGTTACGCTATTTTTACGAGAAAGATAAGAGTCTCTATATTTATGCAGCTCATAACGTAATTGAAAATTTGATTTTAGATGCGATGATGCATATCGATTCTAATGAAGATTTGATAGACGAAAAATTAGATTTTGTCTCAAAGATCAAC
It contains:
- a CDS encoding LytR/AlgR family response regulator transcription factor — protein: MKALIVDDNDIASTTLSHLAKQVPNLTIVNEYSNAIEAYHHLQNNHVDLIFLDIEMPEMTGIELTKALSGKETIIIFTSSNKDYALEAFELNIADYILKPVMPARFLQAVSKAQSILESRKDEVEVTKDEFLFVRDSNITRRLKLDDIFYAEAMGDYVKFYTREKMFAIHGTMKSAEERLPKDNFIRVHRSFIIAVDKIDTLQDGGIMINGKFIPVADAYRKSLNTRMNVF
- a CDS encoding Dps family protein, with product MKTNIGLTEKNTEAVAEQLAKLLADETVLYIKTRNAHWNVTGDNFHANHIFFEEQYKQLDKVIDSVAERLRKIGHYAPATMKMYLELTHLTEYSDRTNDGLGYMKDLLKDHESIIDFLRGNVTPFADKYKDYGSSDFITGLIETHEEMAWMIRSYFR
- a CDS encoding ATP-binding protein, with protein sequence MINTSSVMGNKRFAYLIVLTFIADSILLIAVQINSARNTKELIKNNNILLHELSSSNHLREIDRDILGVESRIRASIATNDTTHLNGVDQKIDEVENFLDSLSKDNADATEDKLIKRLGKLAMDKKIVKEKLLHRYHSIGDMDDQTSIANPRARKISNEITDITAKIYKSRRLQMADLSRKNAEMGNKAKMYDISLLALLVLSGSIIGYHIIRQFRRQHLLIKELDVSEKKASVAAQTKENFLANMSHEIRTPLSGILGFTNLLQKRPLDETSKEFVSSIQRSGENLMAIINDILDLSKIEAGMMRITPGTFSINGLINSVETLFLERAKEKGLTISSKVDASIPDTLIGDATRLTQILVNLIGNAIKFTHQGKIDIEVFKQSQTEKNITLGFKISDTGIGIDKEKLNEVFERFNQGEDSITRNFGGTGLGLSIVKNLIILQNGNIEVKSEQGKGTNFIFNIPYDISEEQLNTISTVSSDYYKDKTNVPLRVLVVDDNTINQSLMKHLLLQWNIDFDIVSNGLEAVEQLINQTYDLILMDIQMPKMGGYAATQQIREVLKLDIPIIAMTAHALAGEREKCLSRGMNEYISKPIKEEELFKLISTFGLQKHQPQELNSDNAKADFKYIDLTYMQSISGGDTSFEKTVTQQFLDNIPPHLAELESDYENQDFTTVKLRAHDLKSSVAIMGLLPFLEEKLNVLETTTEQNPASEKSLGETKTIIKQSLAEAEIFLKSL
- a CDS encoding helix-turn-helix domain-containing protein, whose product is MYVLSEQLKKNGFNIDFLHSAILRNGSLLKFNTLEFYCIYLILEDLDLKIEGESISIKAGHAVFLGPHRNIEFLGAPKDNNIYVIAFSATFFERSKKDSIFLNSKVFYNHLAKFTIAPYFGSNEYIETILIQRLRYFYEKDKSLYIYAAHNVIENLILDAMMHIDSNEDLIDEKLDFVSKINYFNTLLQRDYKTYRDVAYYASQLHISPKKLTSMTSYLYGKTAKQVIIQKVISESLINLRNTRSTISEISYEMGFKCESVFTHFISKHTGKSPSALRKGTNLDSSN